The following nucleotide sequence is from Lacinutrix sp. Hel_I_90.
TATGAGTTTGTAAGCTATCTATTTTTTGTTTCTGTTCTATTATTAAATCATTAGCAGAAACAAGTGTATTTGCGATTTTAACTTGTTCTTTTGGGTTTGTAGGCTTTAAAATTGGACAATTTAACACGTCATCTTTTCTTAAATTTGTTTGTTTAGCACCATCGTCAAAGCGTAAAAAGTATTTATTTCTATTGAGTTGATAAAAGAGAAAAACGTTATTTATACCTGTTGTTGTTATTTTGCAAATACGTTGATTTACTGTGTATGTATCATCTTTATCAACATAAAAACATTTTGCTAATGCTTTACCATTTGGTATATCGCTTAGTACCATTAAAGTATCTCCTATTTTGGTCTCTAAATTTACAGAATCACTAAATTTTACAACTTTTCCTTCTGTTGAAATGAATTTAGAGTTAACTACTTTATATTTTCCCGTTTTAGAAATTTCCTTTTCGTGAGCTTTACCATTTGCATAATCTGCAATAGCATCTAATGTTGTTTCTTGCCAATCTCCTTCATTTTTAAACTCTGGGAAGCGGTATTTGGGTTGTGTTTCTCCTTCTTTTGGAAATAGCTGTTGCAATAAACCTTTTTTATGCTCCCTTAGGAACTCTAGCTTTTCTGTTTCTGCATTAATCACCTCATCTAGGGATGATAAGCAACTAGCTATTTTTTTTTGTTCCTTTATCGAGTTTGGCTTACCTATTTTTATTGGCTCAAGATTAACATAATATAAATTTTTCACATTTTGACCTTCAACAACTTTAGCAAATTGACTACTTAAAGTATTGAAATAATATGCATAAAAAATAGAATCCTGTTCAGTTTCATATACACTTATCATTTCACCAATTGCTATGTTTGCAAAAGGTAAATACGAACAATTTGAAAATGCGAAAGGGTCTTCTCCTACACGAGGCACTAGAATTTCACCACCTTTGCTAAATCTTAAAGTTTTTGGGTCAATATTAGTCCTAGAATATACTTCTTTAATTATTGTTCCAAATTTAGTGTAAAGCTCACCATACCTGACGCATAGTGTTGGCGCATCCTTGGATAAAGACCATTTTGGTGCACTTTTGCCATAATAAAAAGTGCCCATTTGACCGATGGTTGTAATTTCCCATTTATCCTCATTTTCAAACTCAGGAAAACGAATCTCTGGTAATACTTGTTCTTTTCTATTCATAAGCGTTTAAACCTGCTATTTCACGCCCTTGGGCTAATTTGTTAAGTAATGGCACTAGGTCTTCCATAAGAGCCAATTCTTTAATTCTACGGTCTTTCCAACCTAATTCTAAAGGTGCTAATAAGTCGGTTAACTTTTCGCCATCAAACAGCATACGGTTCATAATCTCAGCAATAAAGCTTTTTAAGCTTTGAGTAGTTATACCGTGCTTTTCAGAAATGGCTCTTAAAACTTTTTCAGCCTTTTCATCTTTATATTTTTGATACCCTTCTCGTATTTGTTTTTCGGTTAAACCGTTACCTACTTCTAGCGTATTAATGTACTCTATAATATCATCACGTTCCTCAATTAAATTAGCACTAGAGCTTAAAAGGTTAATTAATTGCCCTCGTGTCATTTTATGTTTAGATGGTTTGTCTTGCGTATATTTTGCAATTAAACCAATGATATAATCGTAATCTATGATAGCAGAAGAGAACAGTACAAACTCAAAATCCAATTGCTCAACTTCTGGTGGTACATTATCACCACCTTTATCTTGTTGTGCTTTTAAACGTTTTGCTGTGTCTAAATACACCGATTTAAAAGAACGTAAATCATCTATTGGCAACAAGTCTTCAATAACTTCTGTTTGTTGTTCTTCTAAGTCTGTATATTGGTCTAATTGTGTTTTTAAACGTTGTACCTCTTTAAAAGTATTGATAAACTCCGCTCTTGCTTCGTCTCCTCTTAAATTTGTAACTTCTGAAGGTGTACAGTCTAGACCTTTGGATTGCATAAATTCTTTTAAGTTACCTACTGCTTTTTGGTATTTATCAATAACTTTAGGTGCTGCATCTACTAACCAAATTTCTTTAGGGTTGTCTACTTTTTCTCCAGAGAATAATATCATTGCCTTATCTACAGCTTCTTCTTGATGCCTAAAGTCTAAAATATTACCATAAGGTTTGGTATCATTGATTACACGATTGGTACGTGAAAAGGCTTGTATTAAACCGTGATATTTTAAATTTTTATCTACGTAAAGCGTGTTTAGGTATTTAGAATCGAAACCTGTTAAAAGCATATCTACTACTATCATTACATCAATTTTATTAGAATGTGGATAGTCTTTATTTGAATACTTTTGGTCTTTAATACGTTGCTGAACATCTTGATAATACAAATCGAACTCTGTTATGGTATGATTTGTATCGTATTGTTTGTTATAATCTGAAATGATTGCAATTAACGCTTCTTTCTTTTTATTTGGTTCTACCTCGTTATCTTTCTTTTCTTGCTCTAAATCTTCTTGTAATTGTTTAATATCCTTATTGCCTTCGGCAGGTGGTGAGAATACACAAGCAATATTTAACGGTTTGTAGTCTTCGTTTTCAGCAATTAATTCAGCTTGTAACTCTTTAATTACTTCGTAATATTGAATTGCATCATTAATTGAAGCAGTTGCCAAAACACTATTGAACCTTCTATCGTTAGTTGCTTTATCGTGTTTGTTGATAATGGCATTTGCTACTGCCAATTTATGTAAATCGCTACCAATACTTACAACACCATCAGGCTTGAAATAATCGATGTGAAAACGTAAAACATTTTTATCTTCTATAGCGTGAGTAATGGTATATGAGTGTAGTTCTTGTTGAAAAACATCCGTGGTAGTTTTATAAGAAGCTTCGTTACCTTCAATTGTTTTATACGTCGCATTGTCTTCAAAAATTGGTGTTCCTGTAAAGCCAAACAATTGTGCTTTTGGAAAAAACTCTTTAATAGCATCGTGATTGTCTCCAAATTGTGAACGGTGACATTCATCGAAAATAAACACTACTCTTTTATCTTTTAAAGGTGCTAACCTATCGTAATAAGTTTCTTTGTTTTCTTCCCTTTGTTTTACGTTACGTTTACTATTCTGATTTAGTGCTAAACCTAATTTTTGAATGGTTGTTACAATTACTTTGTCCGCATAATCAGTTGATAGCATTCTTCTTACTAAAGTTTCTGTATTAGTATTTTCTTCAACACTACCTTCCTGAAACTTATTAAATTCCTCTCGTGTTTGCCTATCTAAATCTTTTCTATCAACTACAAATAAACATTTTTCAATGTTTGGATTTTCTTTTAATAACGTTGATGCTTTAAAAGATGTTAACGTTTTACCACTACCTGTAGTATGCCATATATAACCGTTACCTCTATTTTGGTCTATGCAATCTACTATAGCTTTAACTGCATAGATTTGGTAAGGTCGCATTACTAACATTTTTTGCTCACTAGCTACCAATACCATATAGCGACTTATCATTTGACCAAGCGTACACTTCTTTAAAAACTTATCGGCAAAGTCGTCTAAATGACTAATTTTTTTATTGTCTTCACTTGCTAATTCGTACACAGGCAAGAATTGTTCATCTGCATTAAAAGCAAAATGTTGATGGTTGTTATTAGCAAAATAAAACGTTCTTGATTTATTACTAACTATAAATAGTTGCATAAAACACATCAATGAGTTGGTATATCCATTACCTGGGTCACTTTTATACTCAACTATTTGTTGCATTGCTCTATTAGGGCTAATCTGCAAAGTTTTTAACTCTATTTGAACAACAGGAACACCATTTATCAATAAAATAACATCATACCGATGGTTGCTATTATCTGTATTTATTCTAAGTTGATTAATAACTTCAAAGTCATTTTTACACCAATCTTTAATATTTACAAGTGTGTAATGTAGAGGTGTCCCATCTTCTCTTGAAAATGTATTAGTGTTTCTTAAATAATTTGAAGCTTTGAAAACATCAGGATTTACAATTTCTTCTCTAAGTTTTTTAAACTCTGAATCTGTTAAGTTTACTCTGTTTAATTTCTCAAACTTTTCTCTGAAGTTTTGTTCTAATGTATTTTTATCACGAATATCTGGTCGATAAATGTATTTTAAATCGCTTAACCTGCTAATTAATTCATTTTCTATTTGTTGCTCTTTGGTCATTGGTATGTAGACTGCTATTTTAAAATGTTAAAAATATAATAATAATCTGACTTAATAATAAGGATTTCAGTAATTACTTTTTACCCCTTTTTTAGGGTATATTACAAGTTGTAAAAACTCAGTTATTTAGACAGAAATTTACTTGTGTTTTAAGTTTCTCATAAATATTGTTTTC
It contains:
- a CDS encoding type I restriction endonuclease subunit R, whose amino-acid sequence is MTKEQQIENELISRLSDLKYIYRPDIRDKNTLEQNFREKFEKLNRVNLTDSEFKKLREEIVNPDVFKASNYLRNTNTFSREDGTPLHYTLVNIKDWCKNDFEVINQLRINTDNSNHRYDVILLINGVPVVQIELKTLQISPNRAMQQIVEYKSDPGNGYTNSLMCFMQLFIVSNKSRTFYFANNNHQHFAFNADEQFLPVYELASEDNKKISHLDDFADKFLKKCTLGQMISRYMVLVASEQKMLVMRPYQIYAVKAIVDCIDQNRGNGYIWHTTGSGKTLTSFKASTLLKENPNIEKCLFVVDRKDLDRQTREEFNKFQEGSVEENTNTETLVRRMLSTDYADKVIVTTIQKLGLALNQNSKRNVKQREENKETYYDRLAPLKDKRVVFIFDECHRSQFGDNHDAIKEFFPKAQLFGFTGTPIFEDNATYKTIEGNEASYKTTTDVFQQELHSYTITHAIEDKNVLRFHIDYFKPDGVVSIGSDLHKLAVANAIINKHDKATNDRRFNSVLATASINDAIQYYEVIKELQAELIAENEDYKPLNIACVFSPPAEGNKDIKQLQEDLEQEKKDNEVEPNKKKEALIAIISDYNKQYDTNHTITEFDLYYQDVQQRIKDQKYSNKDYPHSNKIDVMIVVDMLLTGFDSKYLNTLYVDKNLKYHGLIQAFSRTNRVINDTKPYGNILDFRHQEEAVDKAMILFSGEKVDNPKEIWLVDAAPKVIDKYQKAVGNLKEFMQSKGLDCTPSEVTNLRGDEARAEFINTFKEVQRLKTQLDQYTDLEEQQTEVIEDLLPIDDLRSFKSVYLDTAKRLKAQQDKGGDNVPPEVEQLDFEFVLFSSAIIDYDYIIGLIAKYTQDKPSKHKMTRGQLINLLSSSANLIEERDDIIEYINTLEVGNGLTEKQIREGYQKYKDEKAEKVLRAISEKHGITTQSLKSFIAEIMNRMLFDGEKLTDLLAPLELGWKDRRIKELALMEDLVPLLNKLAQGREIAGLNAYE
- a CDS encoding restriction endonuclease subunit S codes for the protein MNRKEQVLPEIRFPEFENEDKWEITTIGQMGTFYYGKSAPKWSLSKDAPTLCVRYGELYTKFGTIIKEVYSRTNIDPKTLRFSKGGEILVPRVGEDPFAFSNCSYLPFANIAIGEMISVYETEQDSIFYAYYFNTLSSQFAKVVEGQNVKNLYYVNLEPIKIGKPNSIKEQKKIASCLSSLDEVINAETEKLEFLREHKKGLLQQLFPKEGETQPKYRFPEFKNEGDWQETTLDAIADYANGKAHEKEISKTGKYKVVNSKFISTEGKVVKFSDSVNLETKIGDTLMVLSDIPNGKALAKCFYVDKDDTYTVNQRICKITTTGINNVFLFYQLNRNKYFLRFDDGAKQTNLRKDDVLNCPILKPTNPKEQVKIANTLVSANDLIIEQKQKIDSLQTHKKGLLQQLFPNINEVAV